One genomic region from Zalophus californianus isolate mZalCal1 chromosome 14, mZalCal1.pri.v2, whole genome shotgun sequence encodes:
- the TMEM211 gene encoding LOW QUALITY PROTEIN: transmembrane protein 211 (The sequence of the model RefSeq protein was modified relative to this genomic sequence to represent the inferred CDS: inserted 1 base in 1 codon) — protein sequence MAGSVWAALGLSRWPASQLLGLISPAWFQSHPFSFGTLTYCSRPGGDSWNQSCGTFGSLDDIPDFAWKVSAAILLGGWLLLAFNAVLLLSWALAPQGLCPRRASGPMPGVQAAAATATIMGLLVFPMSLTSPFAKQACGASSLYHGGQCQQGXAILNAVPASFLPVIGWPRMTKVQGRIVLFSGDTEQIILMPERSK from the exons ATGGCGGGCAGCGTGTGGGCAGccctgggactctctcgctggccTGCATCTCAGCTCCTTGGCCTCATCTCTCCCGCCTGGTTCCAGTCCCACCCCTTCTCCTTTGGCACCCTCACCTACTGCTCCCGGCCTGGGGGTGACAGCTGGAACCAGAGCTGTGGGACCTTCGGGTCCCTGGATGATATTCCTGACTTTGCCTGGAAG GTCTCGGCTGCAATTCTCCTTGGAGGATGGCTCTTGTTGGCCTTTAATGCAGTTCTCCTCCTCTCTTGGGCCCTGGCCCCCCAAGGGCTGTGTCCCAGAAGGGCCAGTGGCCCAATGCCAGGGGTGCAGGCAGCGGCAG CCACTGCCACCATTATGGGCCTGCTGGTTTTCCCCATGAGCCTGACCTCCCCATTCGCCAAGCAAGCCTGCGGAGCCTCCTCTCTGTACCACGGTGGGCAGTGCCAACAGG CTGCCATCCTCAATGCAGTCCCAGCCAGCTTCCTGCCTGTGATTGGGTGGCCCCGCATGACCAAGGTCCAGGGGAGGATCGTCCTCTTCTCCGGTGACACTGAGCAAATCATCCTCATGccagaaagaagcaaataa